In Halopseudomonas nanhaiensis, a single window of DNA contains:
- a CDS encoding ChaN family lipoprotein codes for MRRLICAVVSCSVFAVLAADLPQWSAPEERDHLQLGQALDTAAGEWIDAHALADRLAGEPYVLIGEKHDNPDHHALQLWLLEQLHAQRPQGSLLLEMLVPAQQEGLDAARQLPELSSQALQTRLNWNAGWPWALYGDLVQWGLREPKQLIPANLDRDEISRLYRGAVPPMPEYDAEQRGYLEQTIIDAHCGKLPASQIPAMLAIQYARDRRMAETLSGAATPALLIAGSFHARKDVGLPLHWPKEPRPVVVMLVEAGAELPSAEQADYLWLTPAMPATDYCESW; via the coding sequence CTGCGCAGTAGTGTCCTGTTCAGTGTTCGCCGTACTCGCCGCCGATTTGCCACAGTGGTCCGCTCCCGAGGAGCGCGATCACCTGCAGCTTGGTCAGGCACTGGATACCGCCGCAGGGGAATGGATCGACGCGCATGCGCTGGCGGATCGCCTGGCCGGCGAACCTTACGTGCTGATCGGCGAGAAACACGACAACCCTGATCATCACGCGCTGCAGCTCTGGTTGCTCGAGCAACTGCATGCCCAGCGCCCGCAGGGATCGCTGCTGCTGGAAATGCTGGTGCCTGCGCAGCAGGAGGGGTTGGACGCCGCCCGGCAGCTTCCCGAGCTGTCTTCGCAAGCGCTCCAGACGCGCCTGAATTGGAACGCTGGATGGCCGTGGGCGCTTTACGGTGATCTGGTCCAATGGGGGCTGCGCGAACCGAAACAGCTGATACCCGCCAATCTGGACCGAGACGAAATCAGTCGACTATATCGTGGCGCGGTGCCGCCCATGCCCGAATACGATGCCGAGCAGCGCGGCTATCTCGAGCAGACCATCATCGACGCCCATTGCGGGAAGCTGCCCGCCAGCCAAATTCCCGCCATGCTCGCGATTCAGTACGCCCGAGACCGGCGCATGGCCGAAACGCTGTCTGGTGCGGCGACGCCTGCGCTGCTGATCGCCGGGAGTTTTCATGCGCGTAAGGATGTGGGCTTGCCGCTGCACTGGCCGAAGGAGCCGCGTCCGGTGGTGGTCATGCTGGTGGAGGCCGGCGCTGAACTGCCTTCTGCCGAACAGGCCGATTACCTATGGCTGACGCCAGCGATGCCGGCGACGGACTACTGCGAAAGCTGGTAG
- a CDS encoding AAA family ATPase, with protein MSQTLLNALQDPALYDHPVTGFTVMETHISWVLLTGDFVYKIKKPVDFGFIDYSTLERRAHFCDEEVRLNRRLAPELYLGVIPVRGSESAPRLDGDGPVIEYLVKTRQFRQEDLLGNMQRAGTLEPQHIDSLANRLATFHRGIDRAPLDSQWGEPEQIHAPVAQNFDQIRPLLADADDLDQLKQLELWAHTTFERLIPQLAQRKSNGFVRECHGDIYLDNVTLVDGAVTLFDCIEFNEAFRWIDVMSDVAFMAMDLEDRSLPGLSQRFVNAYLEQTGDYSGLCVLNYYKAYRAMVRAKVALLRLTQPGVTEAERQQTMERYRGYARLAESYTAIPMRFGLLTVGISGSGKSTLSGKLVEDFGAIRVRSDIERKRLLTDTTTNAATTGLYSAEATAQTYARLGALAASILASGYPAIIDATHLKSAQRQAMRECIELQGAPCLMVHCKAPLETIEGWIKARQAQAEDPSDADVDVARMQHDAFEPFTEQERPFTLEVRTDQPESVEQLLLQLRQKL; from the coding sequence GTGAGCCAGACCCTGTTGAACGCACTGCAAGACCCCGCGCTGTACGATCACCCGGTGACAGGATTCACTGTGATGGAAACCCACATCTCCTGGGTACTGCTGACCGGAGACTTCGTCTACAAGATCAAGAAGCCGGTCGACTTCGGATTCATCGACTACTCGACGCTCGAGCGTCGCGCTCATTTCTGCGACGAGGAGGTTCGCCTCAATCGTCGCCTGGCGCCGGAACTCTACCTGGGCGTGATTCCAGTCCGCGGCAGCGAGTCGGCTCCACGCCTCGACGGCGATGGCCCGGTGATCGAGTATCTGGTCAAGACCCGACAGTTTCGGCAGGAGGATCTGCTCGGCAACATGCAGCGCGCCGGCACCCTCGAACCGCAGCACATCGACAGTCTGGCGAACCGTCTGGCGACATTCCACCGCGGGATTGACCGTGCCCCGCTCGACTCCCAGTGGGGTGAGCCCGAGCAGATCCATGCTCCGGTTGCGCAGAATTTCGACCAGATTCGTCCACTGCTTGCCGACGCTGACGATCTCGACCAGCTCAAGCAACTCGAACTGTGGGCGCATACTACATTCGAGCGGCTGATTCCCCAACTGGCACAGCGCAAATCCAATGGATTCGTGCGCGAGTGCCATGGTGACATCTATCTCGACAACGTTACCCTGGTCGATGGCGCGGTGACCCTGTTCGACTGCATCGAATTCAACGAAGCCTTTCGCTGGATCGACGTGATGAGCGATGTCGCGTTCATGGCCATGGATCTGGAAGATCGCAGCCTGCCTGGTCTCTCGCAGCGCTTCGTCAACGCGTATCTCGAGCAGACCGGAGACTACTCGGGGCTTTGCGTACTGAACTACTACAAAGCGTACCGCGCCATGGTGCGAGCCAAAGTCGCATTGCTGCGCCTGACTCAACCGGGTGTCACCGAGGCCGAGCGCCAGCAGACGATGGAGCGCTATCGCGGCTATGCGCGTCTTGCGGAAAGCTATACCGCCATACCGATGCGCTTCGGGCTGCTGACGGTGGGGATTTCCGGTTCCGGCAAGAGCACGTTGTCCGGGAAACTGGTCGAGGACTTCGGCGCCATTCGGGTGCGCTCCGACATCGAGCGCAAACGGCTGCTCACCGACACGACGACAAACGCGGCGACCACCGGCCTGTATTCGGCCGAGGCGACCGCCCAGACCTACGCCCGTCTGGGGGCGCTGGCTGCCAGCATCCTGGCCTCGGGCTACCCGGCCATCATTGATGCGACGCATCTCAAGAGCGCGCAGCGCCAGGCCATGCGCGAATGCATCGAACTGCAGGGCGCGCCTTGTCTGATGGTGCATTGCAAGGCGCCGCTGGAAACGATCGAAGGCTGGATCAAGGCTCGGCAGGCGCAGGCCGAAGACCCATCGGATGCCGATGTCGACGTCGCGCGAATGCAGCATGACGCCTTCGAGCCCTTCACCGAGCAGGAGAGGCCCTTCACGCTGGAGGTGCGCACGGATCAGCCGGAAAGTGTCGAGCAGCTGTTGCTGCAGTTACGCCAGAAGCTCTGA
- a CDS encoding cyclic nucleotide-binding domain-containing protein, which yields MYLLGDQPLYAEKLISTLQRIPEQLLDGLEPCDEPLHLESVDDLYATIGANRLYLLKTGLLHALIEGKPLFYMQEGDLIGLRQGLNTAPCVYTSDEPLELIPYDREALFKHIHASSQRQEQFTQYILGQAALMSDALAHNKPAEIRPVTGFQHFAPGAELIRQGDEADHVFIITEGHAEAFVEGIKVGDVQKDEIFGAMALFTREKRSATVIASSPTTVMMIPKDQFLALMQSNPRIAHSLIESMARRIDLMNKELTHYKQLAQK from the coding sequence ATGTACCTTTTAGGTGACCAGCCCCTTTATGCGGAAAAACTGATCAGCACACTGCAGCGTATCCCCGAGCAACTGCTCGATGGCCTCGAACCGTGCGACGAGCCGCTGCATCTGGAGTCGGTCGATGATCTTTATGCCACCATCGGCGCCAACCGTCTCTACCTGCTCAAGACCGGTCTGCTGCATGCGCTGATCGAAGGCAAACCGCTGTTTTACATGCAGGAGGGCGATCTGATCGGGCTTCGCCAGGGGTTGAACACCGCGCCATGCGTGTATACCAGTGACGAGCCACTGGAACTCATTCCCTACGATCGGGAAGCGCTTTTCAAGCACATTCACGCCAGCAGCCAGCGTCAGGAGCAATTCACTCAGTACATTCTCGGCCAGGCGGCGCTGATGTCCGATGCGTTGGCGCACAACAAGCCTGCCGAAATCCGTCCTGTCACCGGGTTCCAGCACTTTGCTCCCGGTGCCGAGCTGATTCGCCAGGGCGATGAGGCCGATCATGTGTTCATCATCACCGAAGGCCATGCCGAGGCGTTCGTCGAGGGGATCAAGGTCGGCGACGTCCAGAAGGATGAGATTTTCGGAGCCATGGCGCTGTTCACCCGCGAGAAACGCTCTGCCACGGTTATTGCCAGCAGTCCGACTACGGTAATGATGATACCCAAGGATCAGTTCCTGGCGCTGATGCAGAGTAACCCACGCATCGCCCACAGCCTCATCGAAAGTATGGCCCGCCGCATTGATCTGATGAACAAGGAACTGACGCATTACAAACAGCTCGCGCAAAAATAA
- a CDS encoding DUF4124 domain-containing protein, producing the protein MYRLTLAFALALAASQATAETMYQWTDDRGGRQFGQQPPADRPFQKVDIRAAPNLGSPVRSQQPAPVKPAEAVEPDGDKAKSKQEQEAVRQANCDRLRENLKTLSENPRLSRKNEAGEVERIGEDERQSMIAEAKQNLATHCVNN; encoded by the coding sequence ATGTACAGATTGACCCTTGCATTCGCACTGGCCTTGGCAGCTTCGCAGGCCACGGCCGAAACAATGTACCAGTGGACCGACGACCGAGGCGGCAGGCAGTTTGGCCAGCAACCGCCTGCCGACAGGCCCTTTCAGAAAGTTGATATACGTGCCGCCCCCAATCTGGGCTCCCCCGTTCGCAGCCAGCAGCCCGCACCGGTCAAGCCGGCCGAAGCCGTCGAGCCTGACGGAGACAAGGCGAAGAGCAAGCAGGAACAGGAAGCGGTCCGGCAGGCGAACTGCGACAGGTTGCGGGAAAATCTCAAGACGCTGAGCGAGAATCCGCGCCTGAGCCGCAAGAACGAAGCGGGCGAAGTAGAGCGGATCGGAGAAGATGAACGCCAGTCGATGATCGCCGAGGCGAAGCAGAACCTGGCGACCCACTGCGTGAACAACTGA
- a CDS encoding YqcC family protein gives MIGSAWHDLADAVLALEMELRELSMWRSERPTPEALSSHAPFCVDTLTFDQWLQWIFIPRMVDIIEQGEGMPGACNIRPMGEEAFAHLGQQHMRLIEVLGDIDRLATRLV, from the coding sequence GTGATCGGCAGCGCCTGGCATGACCTGGCCGACGCGGTGCTGGCGCTGGAAATGGAGCTGCGGGAGCTGTCAATGTGGCGCAGCGAGCGTCCGACGCCCGAGGCGCTGTCCAGCCACGCGCCGTTCTGTGTCGACACGCTGACCTTCGATCAGTGGCTACAGTGGATTTTCATTCCCCGCATGGTCGATATCATCGAGCAGGGTGAAGGAATGCCAGGCGCCTGCAATATAAGACCAATGGGCGAAGAAGCCTTCGCCCATCTGGGCCAGCAGCATATGCGGCTTATCGAGGTGCTCGGCGATATCGACCGGCTGGCCACGCGACTGGTTTGA
- the mrcB gene encoding penicillin-binding protein 1B, whose amino-acid sequence MGKKRRSRAARKSGFWRRSSGWLIKLGLVALVLFAGLVIYLDAVVQEKFSGKRWAVPAKVFARPLELYAGQSLSREDFVTELKALGYRSVSSVRAPGQMAVGSGRVDVHTRGFHFYEGAEPARYLNVRFNGRKIASLEGSGDPVMARLEPLMIGGIYPSHNEDRILVRLDQAPPYLVEALVAVEDREFFQHFGVSPKGIARAAYVNLTAGNVVQGGSTLTQQLVKNFYLTNERSLVRKGREAIMAVLLEIHYPKEEILEAYLNEVFLGQDGNRAVHGFGLASQYYFGQPLQELELHQVALLVGMVKGPSLYNPRRHPERAKTRRDLVIQMLAEQGMVSTEHAEQAQARPLDVAARGTMANTSYPAFMDLIKRQLRDDYRDEDLTSEGLRVFTSFDPLLQRKAEESVVGTLKRIAPPADDVPLEGAMVVTSSQTGEVLALVGGSNPRFTGFNRALDASRPIGSLVKPAIYLAALEQPAKYSLITPIDDSPITLDAEPGVKWTPQNYDRQSHGLVPLHEALSRSYNQAAVRLGVEVGVPKVLQTIERMGVQHGWPAYPAMLLGSGAMTPLQVTDMYQTLANGGFSTRLRAIRNVLATDGEPLKRYPFEVQQRFDSASIYLIREAMMRVMTEGTGRSAYNQIPSDIRVAGKTGTTNNLRDSWFAGFSDDLLAVAWIGRDDNGQTRLTGATGALQVWSTFMGQAHPQSLSAAPPDGIEIAWVDPLTGQGSDPSCDGSVQIAFRAGYAPLPGPGCRSLIDTEAVKEGANRVMDTIRGWLQ is encoded by the coding sequence ATGGGAAAGAAACGCAGGTCACGTGCCGCTCGCAAGTCCGGCTTTTGGCGACGCTCTTCAGGTTGGCTGATCAAATTGGGCCTTGTTGCCCTGGTATTGTTCGCCGGGTTGGTCATTTATCTCGATGCGGTGGTGCAGGAGAAATTCTCCGGCAAGCGCTGGGCAGTACCCGCCAAGGTGTTCGCGCGTCCGCTGGAGTTGTATGCCGGCCAATCCCTTAGCCGAGAAGACTTCGTCACCGAGTTGAAGGCGCTTGGCTATCGTTCAGTCAGCAGTGTGCGTGCGCCCGGGCAGATGGCCGTTGGCAGTGGCCGGGTGGACGTTCATACCCGCGGCTTCCACTTTTACGAAGGCGCCGAGCCTGCTCGCTATCTCAACGTTCGTTTCAACGGCCGGAAGATTGCATCGCTGGAAGGCAGCGGCGACCCGGTCATGGCACGTCTGGAGCCGCTGATGATCGGCGGCATCTACCCGTCCCACAACGAAGACCGAATTCTTGTCAGGCTGGATCAGGCGCCTCCGTATCTGGTCGAGGCGCTGGTCGCGGTGGAAGACCGCGAGTTCTTCCAGCATTTCGGCGTCTCGCCCAAGGGCATCGCCCGGGCCGCTTACGTCAACCTCACGGCCGGTAACGTCGTTCAGGGTGGCAGCACGCTGACTCAGCAGCTGGTCAAGAATTTCTATCTGACCAACGAGCGCAGCCTGGTGCGCAAGGGCCGTGAAGCAATCATGGCCGTCCTGCTGGAAATTCACTATCCCAAGGAAGAGATTCTCGAGGCGTACCTCAACGAAGTGTTCCTGGGGCAGGATGGCAATCGCGCGGTCCACGGGTTTGGTCTGGCCAGCCAGTATTACTTCGGTCAGCCGTTGCAGGAGCTGGAACTGCACCAGGTCGCTCTGCTTGTCGGGATGGTCAAGGGGCCTTCGCTGTACAACCCGCGACGTCATCCCGAGCGGGCCAAGACACGTCGTGACCTGGTGATCCAGATGCTCGCCGAGCAGGGCATGGTCAGCACCGAGCACGCCGAGCAGGCTCAGGCTCGCCCTCTGGATGTCGCTGCCCGCGGAACCATGGCCAACACCAGCTATCCCGCGTTCATGGACCTGATCAAGCGGCAGTTGCGCGACGATTATCGCGACGAGGATCTGACCAGCGAGGGCCTGCGCGTATTCACCAGCTTCGATCCGTTGCTGCAGCGCAAGGCTGAAGAATCGGTCGTCGGTACGCTCAAGCGCATCGCACCGCCGGCGGATGACGTCCCGCTGGAAGGGGCGATGGTGGTCACCAGCTCGCAAACCGGTGAGGTTCTTGCCCTGGTCGGCGGCAGCAATCCCCGCTTCACCGGCTTCAACCGCGCCCTGGATGCATCGAGGCCCATTGGATCGCTGGTGAAGCCGGCCATCTATCTGGCGGCACTGGAGCAGCCGGCGAAGTATTCCCTGATCACGCCGATCGACGACTCGCCGATCACGCTGGATGCCGAGCCGGGGGTGAAATGGACGCCGCAGAACTACGATCGGCAGAGTCATGGCCTGGTGCCGCTGCACGAGGCGCTCAGCCGTTCCTACAATCAGGCCGCGGTTCGCCTGGGTGTGGAGGTCGGTGTCCCCAAAGTCCTGCAGACCATCGAACGGATGGGCGTGCAGCATGGGTGGCCGGCGTATCCGGCAATGCTGCTGGGGTCGGGAGCGATGACACCGCTGCAGGTCACCGACATGTATCAGACATTGGCGAACGGTGGTTTCAGTACGCGCTTGAGGGCCATTCGCAACGTATTGGCAACCGATGGCGAACCGTTGAAACGATATCCGTTCGAAGTACAACAGCGCTTCGATTCCGCCTCGATTTACCTGATCCGGGAAGCGATGATGCGGGTCATGACCGAAGGGACCGGGCGGTCGGCGTATAATCAGATCCCCTCTGATATCCGCGTGGCCGGGAAGACCGGCACGACCAACAATCTGCGTGACAGCTGGTTCGCCGGTTTTTCCGACGATCTGCTGGCGGTGGCGTGGATAGGCCGCGACGATAACGGTCAAACGCGTCTTACCGGAGCGACCGGTGCGCTGCAGGTCTGGTCGACATTCATGGGGCAGGCGCATCCGCAGTCCCTGTCAGCGGCGCCTCCCGATGGCATCGAGATCGCCTGGGTGGATCCGCTCACCGGACAGGGGAGTGATCCCAGCTGCGACGGCAGTGTGCAGATTGCATTTCGAGCGGGCTATGCTCCGTTGCCGGGGCCAGGCTGCCGGTCGCTGATCGACACCGAGGCTGTGAAAGAGGGCGCCAACCGCGTGATGGATACCATTCGCGGCTGGCTGCAGTGA
- a CDS encoding TfoX/Sxy family protein has translation MSDELLELRNLGKTSVQWLHATGIHSRAELQRRGPVGAYCAVRARGFRASKSLMFAIAGALQNVHWNDLDPVYKAELLQQLHSQEQLARSG, from the coding sequence ATGAGCGATGAACTGCTCGAACTTCGGAATCTCGGCAAGACCTCAGTGCAATGGCTGCACGCAACCGGCATTCACAGCCGTGCGGAGCTGCAGCGCCGTGGTCCTGTGGGCGCTTATTGCGCCGTGCGCGCGCGCGGTTTCCGCGCGTCGAAGTCGCTGATGTTCGCGATTGCCGGCGCCCTGCAGAATGTCCACTGGAATGATCTTGATCCGGTATACAAGGCGGAGCTGCTGCAACAGTTGCACAGTCAGGAGCAGCTCGCCCGCAGCGGATAG
- a CDS encoding tetratricopeptide repeat protein: MDCRQLAVLAGLMMTLAGCAGTGGSVPVTDAGRAVSNEELRAGAGRAGQQQPRSAPSQPTDSGVVVMIPDDAGGSRAIESYPLDSQPPLRESDAPRSDGARQTAPSSGGLQADEQLDGPVLALLTTAREQEGRGDLGSASASLERAMRIAPREPQVLYRLAQVRLSQGDAAQAEQLAQRGLSYAAGRSTLQAGLWELIAQAREKQGNAAGAAEARQRARVSS, from the coding sequence ATGGATTGCAGACAACTTGCCGTGCTGGCTGGATTGATGATGACGCTGGCTGGCTGTGCAGGCACCGGCGGCTCGGTACCGGTTACCGATGCCGGCCGCGCGGTCTCCAACGAAGAGTTGCGAGCTGGTGCAGGACGCGCCGGGCAGCAGCAACCGCGTTCGGCGCCCTCGCAGCCGACCGACAGCGGCGTGGTGGTGATGATTCCGGACGACGCGGGCGGCTCCCGGGCGATCGAGTCATATCCGCTCGATTCGCAGCCGCCGCTGCGCGAAAGTGATGCGCCCCGGTCGGATGGCGCACGGCAGACCGCGCCCAGTTCCGGTGGCCTGCAGGCAGACGAGCAGCTGGACGGGCCAGTCCTCGCTCTTCTGACTACCGCGCGGGAGCAGGAGGGTCGTGGCGATCTGGGCAGTGCCTCGGCGAGCCTCGAGCGGGCGATGCGTATCGCCCCGCGTGAACCGCAGGTGCTTTATCGTCTGGCTCAGGTGCGATTGTCACAGGGCGACGCGGCGCAGGCGGAGCAGCTAGCGCAGCGCGGCTTGAGCTATGCGGCAGGGCGCTCGACGCTGCAGGCCGGCTTGTGGGAGCTGATAGCGCAGGCCCGTGAGAAGCAGGGCAACGCCGCTGGAGCGGCCGAAGCACGTCAGCGCGCTCGGGTTTCTTCGTGA
- a CDS encoding acetolactate synthase 3 large subunit, translating into MELLSGAEMVVRSLRDEGVKYIYGYPGGALLHIYDAIFRQDDVVHILVRHEQAAAHMADGYARASGKAGVVLVTSGPGATNTVTGIATAYMDSIPMVVISGQVPSTAVGTDAFQETDMVGVSRPIVKHSFIIKDPREIPEVIKKAFYIAETGRPGPVVIDIPKDMTNPAEKFEYSYPKKVKLRSYNPAVRGHSGQIRKALDLIAEAKRPIIYAGGGVILGKAATQLTELGRELGVPVTNTLMGLGGFPGTDPQYVGWLGMHGSYVSNVSMHHSDVILAVGARFDDRVINGASKFCPNAKIIHIDIDPASISKTIRADVPIVGPVDSVLMEMLATCREFNLRPSREALSGWWKQIDEWRGSRGLFPYDKGDGSIIKPQSVIETLYEVTRGDAYVTSDVGQHQMFAAQYYPFDKPNRWINSGGLGTMGFGLPAAMGVQLHYPDAQVACVTGEGSIQMNIQELSTCLQYDLPVKIICLNNQALGMVRQWQDMQYNSRYSHSYMESLPDFIQLADAYGHVGMRVEKVADLKPAMEEAFANRKRLVFMDIRVDESEHVYPMHIKDGSMRDMWLSKTERT; encoded by the coding sequence GTGGAGCTTTTATCCGGCGCTGAGATGGTCGTCCGCTCATTGCGTGACGAAGGGGTTAAATATATCTACGGGTATCCGGGCGGTGCCCTTCTGCATATCTACGACGCAATTTTTCGTCAGGATGACGTCGTACATATTCTGGTGCGTCATGAGCAGGCCGCTGCCCATATGGCTGACGGCTATGCGCGCGCGTCGGGCAAGGCGGGCGTGGTACTGGTGACATCCGGTCCGGGTGCGACCAATACGGTCACCGGCATCGCCACGGCGTACATGGACTCCATCCCGATGGTCGTCATTTCCGGCCAGGTTCCGAGCACTGCCGTCGGCACCGATGCGTTCCAGGAGACCGACATGGTCGGTGTTTCGCGTCCGATCGTGAAGCACAGCTTTATCATCAAGGACCCGCGCGAGATTCCGGAAGTCATCAAGAAGGCTTTCTATATCGCCGAGACCGGTCGCCCCGGTCCAGTGGTCATCGATATCCCCAAGGACATGACCAATCCGGCAGAGAAGTTCGAGTACAGCTATCCGAAGAAGGTCAAGCTGCGCTCGTATAACCCTGCAGTCCGCGGTCACTCCGGGCAGATCCGCAAGGCGCTGGACCTGATCGCCGAGGCCAAGCGGCCGATCATCTACGCCGGCGGTGGGGTCATCCTGGGCAAGGCTGCCACTCAGCTTACCGAGCTGGGGCGTGAGCTGGGTGTGCCGGTTACCAACACACTGATGGGTCTTGGTGGGTTTCCGGGTACCGACCCGCAGTATGTCGGCTGGTTGGGCATGCACGGCAGTTACGTATCCAACGTCTCCATGCACCATAGCGATGTGATCCTGGCCGTCGGCGCCCGTTTCGACGACCGCGTGATCAACGGCGCGAGCAAGTTCTGTCCGAACGCCAAGATCATTCATATCGACATCGATCCGGCGTCAATCTCCAAGACCATCCGCGCGGATGTGCCGATCGTCGGGCCCGTCGACAGCGTGCTTATGGAAATGCTGGCCACCTGCCGCGAGTTCAATCTGCGCCCGTCCAGGGAAGCGTTGAGTGGCTGGTGGAAGCAGATCGACGAATGGCGTGGCAGTCGCGGACTGTTCCCCTATGACAAGGGCGACGGCTCGATCATCAAGCCGCAGTCGGTTATCGAGACCCTGTACGAAGTGACACGGGGCGATGCCTACGTGACCTCGGACGTGGGTCAGCATCAGATGTTCGCCGCGCAGTATTACCCGTTTGACAAGCCTAACCGCTGGATCAACTCGGGCGGACTGGGCACGATGGGCTTCGGTTTGCCCGCTGCCATGGGCGTCCAGCTGCATTACCCTGACGCGCAAGTCGCCTGTGTCACCGGGGAGGGCAGTATCCAGATGAACATCCAGGAGCTGTCTACCTGTCTGCAGTATGATCTGCCTGTGAAAATCATCTGCCTGAACAACCAGGCGCTCGGGATGGTTCGGCAATGGCAGGACATGCAATACAACAGCCGCTACTCGCATTCGTACATGGAATCGCTGCCTGATTTCATTCAGCTCGCCGACGCCTACGGGCACGTCGGCATGCGGGTAGAGAAGGTCGCGGATCTCAAGCCGGCGATGGAGGAAGCCTTCGCCAATCGCAAGCGCCTGGTGTTCATGGACATCCGCGTCGACGAGAGCGAGCACGTCTATCCGATGCATATCAAGGACGGCTCGATGCGCGACATGTGGCTGAGCAAGACGGAGCGCACCTGA